GCCAGGCATCTCGACCCGGACCTCATACACATCGGCATTGCCGCCGACGGTGTAGAGAGGCTTTTGCAGGGTCTCCGTCACGCCCACACTGGGGGCGGAGCGGGTGGGGGTGGAAGGAGAGCAGGTGGTGGGGGTGCAGGTAGCATTCATAATGAGTTAAAATTAGGCAGGGTGAAAGTGAAAGGAGGATGAAGGAGGCGGGCGGCTGGCACCCGCCTCCGATGGGGGGTTAGCTGACCTGGATCAGCTTGGGTTTCCGCTCTTCCTGCTTGGGCAGGGTCACGGTCAGGATGCCGTCTTCCAGCTTGGCAGCGATGGCATCGCCCCGGACTCCTTCAGGCACGGAGACGGAACGGCTGAGGGAATAGGATTCCTCCTTGTCGCCGTCTTTCTCGCTGCGCTCGGCGGAGACGGTCAGCAGGCGGTCATGGACCTCCACCTTCACGTCTTCTTTCTTCAGGCCGGGCAGCTCAAAGCGGGCATAGTAGTTGTCCTTGTCCTCATAGACATCCGTCGCCAGGCGGCCAGAGGCAGCGCCAGGCATGAATTCACCCAGCAACTGGCCCACCGCAGGAAAGCCTGCAAAGGGATGGCGGAGCCACTGGTCAAAGTCAGCAACGCGACCGAGGTCAAAGGAAGGAGCATAGCGTGTCAGTTTCATGGTATTTGAGTAGGTTAAAGTTTAAATGAGTGGTGTCGTATAGACGCCTCCATACATGTGCATAGCTTGTGCCAAACCTAAAACGACCCAGTTAATACCCTGAATATCAACATATTAAACCAAAGAAACACCTTTTGATGAGCACTTTATTTTGAGACATAATGGCCTTTATAGAGTCATACCGATTCTAATCAGTTGCCATTTTGACTCTCGGCAAACATTAAATAAAAAACCCGGGCCTTGCTGAGGCCCGGGCGATGTATTTGCTCGTTTTAAGCAGTCTTATTTCCCCGCGGTGGCCGCTGCGGCAGCCTGGGCCTTTTTCGCGGCCTTGGTCTTCATTCGGATGTTGAGGAACTCCACCATGATGGAAAAGGCCATGGCAAAATAGACGTAGCCTTTCTGGAAGTGAACGTGGAAGCCTTCGGCGATGAGTGTGGTGCCGATAAGGAGCAGGAAAGAAAGCGCCAGCACTTTCACCGTCGGATGCTTGCTGATGAAATCGCTGACCGTTCCGGCAAAGATCATCATGAACCCGACGGCAATCATGACGGCGATGATCATGACCATGATGTCATCCACCATGCCCACGGCAGTGATGACGGAATCCAGGGAAAAGACGATGTCCAGAAGCGCGATCTGGATAAGGATGGAACTCAAGGCCGCCCGCCCGACACCGGTGGCATGGGCCTCTTCATGAGCGCCTTCCACCTTGTGGTGAATCTCCTTCGTGCTTTTCCACAGCAGGAACAGGCCGCCGAGAATGAGGATGAGATCCTTTCCCGAGATATCGTGTTCCCACACAGTGAACAAGGCCGAATTAAGCTGCATGACCCAGGTGATGCACAGCAGCAGGATGACCCGGCTGACCATGGCAAAACCGAGGCCGAGGAAACGGGCACGCGGGCGCTCCGCCACCGGCAAGCGGTCCACCAGGATGGAAATGAAGACGATGTTATCAATGCCCAAGACGATCTCCATAATCGTCAGAGTGGCCAGGGCGATCCACGCTTCCGGGCTGGAGATCCATGACATGTCGAAGACATTGACGGCAAGAAGGGGCAGCAGGTCCATAGGGTGTGTGTGTGGGCGATGCTAGCGCAGGTTATGCCAAGGGCAATGCGTGTGTGCAGCCATTTTTCGCCGCCCTGCCCGCGTCATCCCACCAGCCAGAAAAACACAATGGCGATTGCCGTCGGCGGCAGGGCACCCACGAGGAGGCCCAGGGGGCTGATGCCTTCATCTTCAAAGACCTTGGCAGATTGCAAAATGCCGATGCCAGCAGGATTCGGTGCATTGGCGATGACGGTGAGGCCACCCCCCGTCACGGCCCCGGCGACGAGTGCGTATTGCAGATCCGGGCTGATGCCTTCCACCAGGGAGCCGAGATAAGTCAGCGCGGCATTGTCCGTCAGAGCAGTCAGGCCGGTGGCCCCAAAGAACAGGGCAGCTCCGTTCAGGCTGGAGATCAGCGGTTTCAGCCAGTAACCCTGAAGAGAACCCAGGGTGACCAGACCGGCCAGGAAAAAGCCCACCAGCAGGCCTTCCTTCAACTTCAATTTGTCCTGGTATTCATGGGTGGCGGTCACCAGGCCGAGGAAGAGCATAAAGACGCCGAAGAACACATCCGGATAATGGGCAAAGGCCACTACCGCCGCGAGAAAGCCCATGTGCATGAGGGTCAACCAGACAGGCACAGCCCCGCTGGTGTTGGGGACGGCGGTCAGGCCTTTTAGCTCCCGCCGGAAGAGGAAGGTGATGAGGGTGGTGGAGCAGAGGCAGCTCAGCACGGCACGCCAGCCAAAATTCATCATCATAAAGGGCGTGTCCCAGCCCCACTTGGCCGCCACCATGAGCACCGGCGGTGCGGCAAAGTGGGTCAGCGTACCGCCGATGGAGACGTTCACAAACAGCAGGCCGAGGGTGGAGTAAGCCAGCTTCTGGCTGATGCCGTGATCAAAGTAACGGCGCTTGAGCACCAGTGCCAGCAGAGTCATTGCGGCAGGTTCGGTGATGAAGGAACCCAGCACCGGACCGACGACCAGAGCGGAGACATAAAAGGCGATGGCCTCCTTCATGGGCAGCAACCTGGCCACGAAACTGATCACGCTTTCCGCCAGTTTCACCACCGGCCGGGTGGCCGCCACCACCATGACCACGAGGACGAATTTGGGCTCGGTGTAATTAAGCCCTTCGATGTAAACCACCGCCTCATGCACCGATCCCGTTAGGGCGATGATGCCGGCAAAAAGAGCGGCAGCCCAGAGACCAAAGACCACTTCGGTTTCCGCCAGGAAATGCAGCAGGTTTTCCTTGATGGAGCCTTCAGGATACTGGTGTGCCCAATGAGCAAAACGCTTGACCGAAAAGGTGTGCAGGACAGCCAGCGCGAACAGCACCGTGGCCAGGATTTCCATGGGTTCGGGGGACATCCGGCCACATTACTGAGGGATGTCTGCAAGGCAACCCAAAGCGGTCCCCAAACCCATGAATGCAGCCACTCAGTCTCCCACGATGGTTGTGAAGCCGCCGTAGGCCATGCGCTTGTAGTCGAATGGCGGTTCCTTACCACTTTTGGAAGGGCACATTTCTTCCATGCGCGGATCGGCCATGACCTTGGCATTCACTTCATCGCGATGCTCACGCGATTCATAAACGATGTAGGCAAAGACGACTGTCTCGCCCTCTTTGGTGCCGGCCAGAGCGGGGAAAGAGACCATCTCTCTGGCCTCCTTGTCTTCGGCCACGCACTCACGATAGTCGAGAGCACCGTATTCCATCCAGATGCCACGGGCTTTTTCAGCGATGGCCTGATATTCTGGAATTTTGTCCTGGGGAACAGGAATGACGAATCCATCAATGTATTTTGACATAATGTTAGTTAGGCTTGGGGTGAATGTTACCGGCGGACAAGGCCCGCCCAGGCTTTGCGCTCGACCCACAGGAGGTAAAGAGCTGCCATGCTGATAAAGGCCATCATGCCGAGGGTGCCGCCGCTGCCGGTCAGATCTTCAGCAATGAGCGCGTGATAGGCCAGGATGTTGACGATGATCGGCCCGAGAAAAAGCAGCCCGATGTTCCGCGTGCGCGGAATGATGAGCAGCAGGCCGCCCACCAGCTCGCACACCTTGATCAGCGTCAGCATGCCGGTCGGTGCGATGGCTCCCATGAAGAGAGCGGCAGGAGATCCTTCTGCGGGCATGTCCTCGGGTGCCGGCTGGACTAAATTAAACAGCACCACGATGGAGCTGGCGATGAACAGCAGACCGAGGAGGGCGCTGACGATGGATGGGATGTATTTCATGTGGAAGTGATGAAGGACTGAGCGCGGCGGAT
This portion of the Prosthecobacter sp. SYSU 5D2 genome encodes:
- a CDS encoding putative Na+/H+ antiporter, whose translation is MSPEPMEILATVLFALAVLHTFSVKRFAHWAHQYPEGSIKENLLHFLAETEVVFGLWAAALFAGIIALTGSVHEAVVYIEGLNYTEPKFVLVVMVVAATRPVVKLAESVISFVARLLPMKEAIAFYVSALVVGPVLGSFITEPAAMTLLALVLKRRYFDHGISQKLAYSTLGLLFVNVSIGGTLTHFAAPPVLMVAAKWGWDTPFMMMNFGWRAVLSCLCSTTLITFLFRRELKGLTAVPNTSGAVPVWLTLMHMGFLAAVVAFAHYPDVFFGVFMLFLGLVTATHEYQDKLKLKEGLLVGFFLAGLVTLGSLQGYWLKPLISSLNGAALFFGATGLTALTDNAALTYLGSLVEGISPDLQYALVAGAVTGGGLTVIANAPNPAGIGILQSAKVFEDEGISPLGLLVGALPPTAIAIVFFWLVG
- a CDS encoding Hsp20/alpha crystallin family protein, translated to MKLTRYAPSFDLGRVADFDQWLRHPFAGFPAVGQLLGEFMPGAASGRLATDVYEDKDNYYARFELPGLKKEDVKVEVHDRLLTVSAERSEKDGDKEESYSLSRSVSVPEGVRGDAIAAKLEDGILTVTLPKQEERKPKLIQVS
- a CDS encoding DUF1428 domain-containing protein, whose translation is MSKYIDGFVIPVPQDKIPEYQAIAEKARGIWMEYGALDYRECVAEDKEAREMVSFPALAGTKEGETVVFAYIVYESREHRDEVNAKVMADPRMEEMCPSKSGKEPPFDYKRMAYGGFTTIVGD
- a CDS encoding TerC family protein → MSWISSPEAWIALATLTIMEIVLGIDNIVFISILVDRLPVAERPRARFLGLGFAMVSRVILLLCITWVMQLNSALFTVWEHDISGKDLILILGGLFLLWKSTKEIHHKVEGAHEEAHATGVGRAALSSILIQIALLDIVFSLDSVITAVGMVDDIMVMIIAVMIAVGFMMIFAGTVSDFISKHPTVKVLALSFLLLIGTTLIAEGFHVHFQKGYVYFAMAFSIMVEFLNIRMKTKAAKKAQAAAAATAGK